The Pontibacillus yanchengensis region TATTTCTTAACAGTCGTCGGTAAGCGGGATAAAGCACGAGAGGTTCCTATTTTTGAGGATGTGTTAGAGGTCATTAAGGAATTCCGTATGAGAAGAAGATTTACTGGAGAGTTAAAGAATGACGGAACGCCTTTCTTCCCCAAAGCTAGTGGCCAACATTATAGCTTTAAGTATTTAAGTCAAAAGTTTTCAAATGAAATCCTATCGCTCCAAGGTCAATTTGAATTTATCAATCAGCGGGTGCAACGGGAAGAAGCAATGAAAGAGGAAGGTCATAATATAAAGTATCGAATTACGCCTCATACTTGCAGACACTATACTGCTTCCTATTTCTTATCCAAAGGAGCTGACCAAAAAGCGGTCCAGGATCTACTTGGCCATGAATCATCCTCTACAACAGATGGTTATTTGAGGAGGAAACGTAAATTTGAAGAACATGCAGCTGTAAAGGTTGGGAAAACCTTTATGAGTCATTGAAAATATGAAGCTGTGAGCAAATTAGATGTATAAAAGTGATAGATAATGAATAAATTTAAACATATGATCATAACAAAAAGGACTGTCTAATTAAGTTAGCAGTTTCCTTTTATTAAGAAAACATATAAAGAAGAAGGGAAACGTCCGAATTCCATTTGAACTAGGAAGATTTAAAATTACATAAAACAGGCACTACTCATTTAGTGTAATGAGATGTGCCTGTTTTTAGGTGATTTTAGTACATCTTACATTGCTTACACTTTAATTACCTGCTTTTTTAATCTCTTTCTCTATTTGCCCTTTATTTAATGAGCCATTTAAGCCTTTAATAGATGACCTGAATTTACCGTGTTTCTCTGGTACAAGAGCAGTATCTGACAATTCATAGTAATATCCATCGTCAGATTTCTTTAAGAACATTACATACACTTGCCCATTATCTACATAGTTAATAGCTTGGTTCAGTGTAATTCTATCAGGTGTCGAACCTTTGAGGACGTTTTTCACTTCTACTTCTGAGAATTGTCTATTGAATTCTTGCTGGGACTGAGGATGTTTTACAGTTTTCTTTTCAACATTTGTAACTTTCCCCATAACTATAGCGTCAGATTTAGTAGCTAATTCTTCAAAATTATATTCAGGCCAATCTGCATGTGCTTCTGAGCTAAATTCATAGGCTTGACTTTGATTTACATCAGTATTCAGAATACTCACTGAAAAAATTGTTCCCGCTGAGAATACTGTGAGTAATGATAATTGCATGAATTTATTCATTCGTTTTACCCCCTTAGTTTCTTAAATCTTTAATTTCGTTCACATCTCTTGTTCTAGGTACAGAATTAGTTCTATCACGACTGTAACTCATAATTGAATTATCTCCTACACCTTCTTTCGATTCATAGTCACCCAAGAAGAGAGCATGTCCAAATTCATGTACTGAGGTGTTGATTGCTAACTGCCAATAGGTTGCTTCATCATCATATTTAGATGAATTGTTTAAAACTTCTAATTCAGTGCGGTTGATACTTATATTGAATGAATCAACATTCCCCCCTACAATATCCGGTTGGTACAAACCTAACCAACCATCATTATAATCATAGTGAAAGAACCAATTCTCTGCATTATCAACATGATTAACCGTTACACCAATTTTTTGATTCCAATGATCGGCGGATGTATTTGATAAATAGTTAGCACTGCTACCGCTATAGTCATAAGGAATATTGTATAAGTCATAACCCGTCGACAAATACTTTGCAGCGGCAGGTACCGCTGTCATTACGAAAGCAATACCCATTACAAATGTTAGGACCTTCAATTTCATAAACTTCTTCACTAAACTTCCTCCTCATATATTTAATATTTTGTTAAGTACTTATCGATAAACATGATAGCGCCTCAACAATTACAATATTACAAAAAGGAGAAGGACAGGATGAATCACGAAAACTAGGCAATGAGTATGATCAGCAGTGATTAAATAACTCTGGGTTTGATATGAGAGGAGACACACAAAAATTATGAATATGTTCATATTTAGGTGATTAATAATATTGTTTGTATTAACATTAAAATATCATTTTTAAAGGAGGGAAATCCTATGAGCTTAATTATTAATAAGCACTTACTTAGTTTTAAGCTTATCTTAGTGTTATTCTTTATAGTTCTTAGTGGTTGTAATTACGTCACAAACAATGACGAGGTTGAGAAAGTAGAAGTTTCTAAAATGAATATACACGGGGACACAAATTTAATCAAAACCTTGAGAGGTAAAGAAATGAATGCTGTTTTGGAGATTTCACAAAAAGCTAAAGAACAAAGCGACAGTATTGATATGGCATATGGGGATTATGAGATAGAAGTTCATTTAAATACTGGAGAAAAGATTAAATTCACTTTATATTTTTCGTCAGCAGGAACCTCCGGTATTGTTATGAAAGATCCGACTTTTTACTCTGATCTAGATAAAACTGATATCAGTAATTTCAAAGCTGCTCTCAAAAATCAATAATCATTATAAACAACAAAACCTCCATATACATTCAGGAGGCTTAGTTGTTCATTCACATCACTTCACTTTTACACTCAACACTTTGGCAATGAGTAAAACGGAAGCCAACGCTATGTTGTGAATATTTTGAAAGGAGGCATTTACATGAGTATTCAAAACTTAGAAGCCATTTAAATAACATTGCTATGAATAGTGAAGCCACAATTCTAACGCAACATAACCCTTAGCGTACATTTTCCGCTTTTTGCTGTCTGAACCCCTATTGCAAAATAAGTACACCAATAAACGTTGTATCTAAATACTAAGTTGTAATCACCCTTTACTATAAAAATCATAGTTTTTGTGAAAATATTCATAATAATGTTCCTAAACTTTGAAAATCTTTTATTTTAAATGATTATTTAATGATTCCATAACGATAAAAAGAATCGATTTCCTTTCTTACTAACTCACCTAAATTATTTCTTTCTTGAAGAAAAAATATATCCTGTGATTTTTTCCAATGTTGCATCCCTTTTTCAGTGTTATTAATTAATACATAATTTCTTCCTATTTGGTAATGAAATTCACCAAATAAGAACATTTCTTCCCTTCTTATACATTGCTTTATCCCTTCCTGACACCATTTTATAGAGTTCTTATGATCCTTGCTGTCAGTTAATACTTTAGATGAATTGTATAAGGTCTTTAAATAAATTCTCTTTTCTCTGAATTCAAGAAACTCTTGAGCAATGAAGCGCCCAATTTCTAAATATTGCGTGGCCTTACTTAACTCCGATTCATTTCGAAATATGATTCCTATGCTATTCAAAACTTGTATATCTAATTCTGTGTGCAGTTTACTTAAATCCTTATCTGACAAGCAAGTATGAAGGATGTCTATAGCATTCTGATAATCATTCTGAGAATGGTATAATATAATGCCCCTGTGCCAGTTCAAGTATTTCTTATTTGCCTCTATACGAAATGCGGGAACATCTTTTTCAGACCGTATAATCTCCTTGATTAAGTGATAATCTCTATCTCTTCTTGCTGCATCTAATTGTTGTTTAACCTCCTCAATATAATCGAGTCGGAGAATATTTTGCTGGTCTGTAAAAAAGTGAATGTTTACACCAAGTTTCTTGGTAATTTCTAAAAGAATATTATATGAAGGGGTAATTTGATTCTGTTCTATACGACTAATTTCAGATTGGGTACATATCCCATAGGCAAGTGCTTCCTGAGAGATATTTAACTTCTTTCTTATTTGTTTAACCTTATCACCTAGTGTTTTTTCCATAAAAAGACCTTCTTCCGATTATGAATATTTTCATAGTTTAATAGAAAAAGAGCGTAATTTTAAAATTTATGTCTACATATTCCTATTAATGTTACACAAGAATACATGACTGAGTTGCTTGTACTATTATTTTACTTTAAATTGGAAAATAGATACAATAAACATTAGTATAAATGGGGGAAAAATATGAGGAAATTAATCTATCTATTCGGAATTATCATTATTTCTTTGAGTACTATAGGAAGCACAAATGACTATCATTCCACTGCTATAGAAAAAAATTCTGTGAAGACAGATGATATAGTAACGAATGATTTACCTGATCAACACTAGTTTCTTAGTGAATCTCAATAATGAATATATATAATAACCATTGTACAATTCTAGAAGTAATAGATTTTGGCTCAAGAAAAAGAGTAAAATTCAATTTGAAAAGGACCACCTTCTTAAAGGCAGTCCTTTTTCTTATGGTCTATAATTATCTCTAATATTTAAAAACATACTTTCCTAAATGGTTTTGTATTACTCGTTTGAAATAATAATCATCATTATTATTTTCTCGCATTTTAATAATAAGTTCCTCATATAAAAACATCTTCCCTTTTTCATACCGATACCGTATTTTGAATGTAGCAATATCCCGGTTGTCTTTTTTAATTTGGGAAATATCTCTTTTTTGTATGAATGAATCACCATAAGAAATGCCATCTTTACAAATTGTAATGCTTATTCCCTTCTTATCACGAAAGTGGGCTTTCTCATTTATGATATATGAATTGTACTTTTTGTTCTCTAATAGTTGTTTTCCAAGATAAATGATTCCAATACAAATAAACACAAACAACGGAACGAGTAAAGCTCCCCAAATTGCACCGGTCATAGCTGCTCCACCAATAAGACAAAACACAAAAATATATAAAAATATACAACCCCAAGATTCTTGAGATCTATATGGATTGTGATAAATAATAATTCCTCCCTTCTTCATCTTATTAATTTGATAAGGCATATAATGGCAAAAAAAAAACACACTCCACCTAATAGTTTAGGTAAGTGCGTTTTCCGCCTGGT contains the following coding sequences:
- a CDS encoding helix-turn-helix domain-containing protein, with product MEKTLGDKVKQIRKKLNISQEALAYGICTQSEISRIEQNQITPSYNILLEITKKLGVNIHFFTDQQNILRLDYIEEVKQQLDAARRDRDYHLIKEIIRSEKDVPAFRIEANKKYLNWHRGIILYHSQNDYQNAIDILHTCLSDKDLSKLHTELDIQVLNSIGIIFRNESELSKATQYLEIGRFIAQEFLEFREKRIYLKTLYNSSKVLTDSKDHKNSIKWCQEGIKQCIRREEMFLFGEFHYQIGRNYVLINNTEKGMQHWKKSQDIFFLQERNNLGELVRKEIDSFYRYGIIK